The sequence AGCTCGTTTTTTATGCAGATAGTGATGCAATTATTACCAAAGGGTTAATTGGTTTAATGGTTAGGGTTCTTTCCAATCAAAAACCTGAAGAAATAGTAAATGCAGATTTGTATTTTATTGATAAGATTAATTTAAAAGAACATCTGTCTCCAACCCGTTCAAATGGATTGCTTTCAATGGTTAAGCAAATGAAGATGGATGCTCTCGTTAGACAGTAAATAAACAAGTTTATAGGTCTTAAAACCTACTTATTGAAGAAACAAAATGATTACAGATAGGAAACAATTAGAAAAAATGATTATTGAGGCCATAAAAACAGTTTATGACCCGGAAATTCCTGTTGATGTTTATGAACTTGGTTTAATCTACGAAATCAATATCAATGACGAGGCCAATGTGGATATTAAAATGACGCTCACTTCTCCTTCTTGCCCGGCAGCGGAAGAATTGCCCGGTGAAGTGGAACTTAAAACCAAACAGGTTCCTGGTGTTACCAATGCAGCAGTTACAATAGTTTTCGATCCGCCCTGGGAAAAAAGCATGATGAGTGAGGAAGCTCAACTTGAGTTGGGTTTTATGTAAAATTTTTATCCCTCAAGCTCCCATAAATACAGAAATTAGATTATTAAACAATGGATAAAGAATTGGAAATAGAAAACAAAGTTGATAAAAGTGGATTAATCACTTTAAACCTTGAGGATTTTTATCCTCAAGGTGATCGCATTTTGTTTGATATTAAAGAATGTCTTTATCAGGGAATAATTCTAAAGGAGAAAGAATTCAGGGAATTTATTAAAAACCACAATTGGGACAAGTATCAAAACAAATTCGTAGCTATATATTGTTCAGCCGATGCAATAGTTCCAACCTGGGCATACATGCTTTTAACCGCTGAATTGGAACCTTTTGCAAGCAAACTTGTTTTTGGTGATTTACACCTTCTTGAAACAGTGTTGTTCCTGGATGCATTAAAAAACCTTGAAATTCCAAAATATAAAGATGAGCGGGTAATTATAAAAGGTTGTTCCAAATTTCCTGTTCCACCCTCTGCTTATGTAGAACTTACCAGGCTTTTGAGGCCTGTTGCAAAAAGTATAATGTTTGGTGAGGCTTGTTCCACTGTACCTATATACAAGAAAAAATAAATTGATACACCTTCACATCTGATTCCTGGCCTTTACCAGAATCTTGAATCACATCCAGTTTTTTCGCTTAAAATAAAGCAATAAAGATAAACCAACAATTATCATAATTCCCCACACAGTATAGTACCCATATTCCCAGTCTAATTCAGGCATCACTCTAAAATTCATTCCATATACTCCCACAAGAAAGGTTAGAGGAATAAAAATTGTGGCAATAATCGTAAGGGTTTTCATAACATCATTCTGGCGGTTGCTTATACTGCTCATATAAATATCCAGTATACTTGATAGCATTTCCCGGTAGGTATCAATTGAGTCCATTACCTGAATAGTATGGTCATAAACGTCTTTAATAAATACCCGGGTATGAGCACTAACAATTGTCATGTCATTATTCATAAGGGAATTTAATACTTCCCTTAAAGGCCAAATGTTTTTTCGAAGCAAAATAAAATCTCTTTTCAGTCTATTTATCTCATACAATAATTCAATAGATGGATCATCTAAAACTTTTTCCTCAAGCATTTCAATTTTATTGCCTAATTGTTCCAAAACAAGGTAAAACCGGTCAACTATAACATCCAGCAGAGCATAAGCAAGATAATCAGTTCCTGACTTTCTGATTTTTCCTTTTCCTGCTTCCAAACGCAATCTTACAGGATCAAATACATCACCTTCAAGTTCCTGAAAAGAAATTATAAATTCCTGATTGAAAATAATACTTACCTGTTCATGGATAACCTCGTCTTTAATCGTATCAAAATTAATCATATTTAACACTAAAAAGAGGTAGTTTTCGCCCTCTTCCAACTTTGGTCTCTGACCTAAATGAAGAATATCTTCAACAAACAAAGGATGAATTTTATAGGAAGAACAAATTTGGTCTACAATGGAAGTATTAAGGCCATTGATATTGATCCAAACAGAACCTTTTTTACTGCTTAGTAATTTTTCAAGATCTGATGGATTTACCAATTCCTTTTTTTCAAGAATGTCTTCCCCATAACAATAGGCAGAAATGGAATAGTTTTCAGAAGAAGTTGTAATATGGTCGATAGAACCAGGTGAAAGCCCGATTCTTTTACGGTTATACCTGCGTGTGAATTTAGCCATGGCCTAAAGTTATTAAATTATGAGTACAAAGAATTGTTTAACAGAAATCAAGGTTTTTACCTCATAAAATTCAAAGTAAATGCTTGTAGGAATTGATTTAATTGCATCTTCTCAAATAAATGAAGAGAGTTAAAGTGTAAAGGCTAACTCTGTGGCTATAATAAGCCCAATTTATAGGGGTTTATTTACCTGTAGAAAATTAACCAAAGGGTTAAAATTATTTTTTATAAAAATTCATTTCATCTATGTAATGCCGGGCAGGTTCGGGTATCATATACCTTACATCTTTTTTATTTTTAATTGCTGCACGTATGAAACTTGAAGATAATTCAATTAAGGGTGCCTCAATGAGATGGATTTTTTTATGATCCTTCAAAGTGCTTTCGTTGGGTTCTACTCGTGGATAAACGTAAAGTTCACATTGCTGGAGAATTTGCTCGTAATTCTTCCATTTGTGGAAATTAACAAGGTTATCAGTTCCAACAATAAGAGCGAAATCATTTTTAGGATATTTTTCATTTAAATAAGTAAGAGTATCAATCGTATAAGAAGGCTGAGGAAGCTTAAATTCTATGTCACTAGCCTTGAGTTTAGGATTGTCTCCAATTGCCAGCCTCACCATTTCCAATCGATGATGCTCATCCAACAATGTTTTTTTTATTTTAAGGGGATTGTGAGGAGAAACAACAAACCAAACTTGTTTTAGGTCAGTATATTCAGCCATGTAATTTGCAAGGATCATATGCCCCACATGCACAGGATTAAAAGAACCAAAAAACAAACCTATTTTCAAAGTAATTACAATTTCCAGTTGTAGGTATCAATATCAACAAGACATGCTTTTAAAAGATCAATACAACCTCTAATGTCTTCCCTATTTGCAGTTTCTATAACCTGGTGAATATGTCTTGTAGGAATCGAAATGGCTCCAGCAATAGCTCCACCAGCAGTATTTCTTTGCATTCCAGCTGTATCGGTACCTCCGGCAGGTAAAATTTCAGTTTGAAATTTTATTTGGTGTTTAGCCGCAGTTTTTTTCATAAAATCTACCATTCTAAAATCACAGATAGTTGATGAATCCATAATTTTAATTGCAGCACCACAACCAAGTTTGGTTATATTTTCATGATCCTTTGCTCCTGGTACATCATAGGCAATGGTTGTATCTAATCCAAAACCAAAATCAGGCTGAATCTGAAGGGCAGAAGCAAAAACACCACGTAAGCCTACCTCCTCCTGAACAGTAAATACTGCATAAATATCATAGGGAGTTTCTTTGAGTTCACGCAATACTTCAATAAGAATATATACGGATACTCTATTATCAATGGACTTGCAATTAACGCAATCGCCCATTTCTATGAGTTCTCTTTCTCGGGAAATTGTATCACCAACTGTTACAATTTTCTCCACCTCTTCCCTCTTCATCCCTAAATCAATGAAAAAATCCTCAATTTTAACAGGTTTACCCCGCTCATCCTGAGACATAATATGAACTGGTTTCGAGCCCATTACCCCAATTACATCTTTTTTTCCATGCACTATTACCCTTTGAGCTGTAAGTGTTTTTGGGTCAAAACCACCAAGTGTATGAAATCTTAAAAAACCATTCTTATCAATGTGAGTAGTAATAAAACCTATCTCATCCATATGGGCTGCAATCATTACCTTTTTAGCAGGTTTCCCTTTGGTAACTTTTCCTTTTTTATAGGCTGTTACATTTCCCATGTTATCTACACTGATCTTATCAGCCAGATCTTTTATTTCACGTAAAACAACTGCACGTATTCTTTGTTCATATCCAGGAACACCAGGAGTTTCACAAATTTCCTTTAATAATTTAATATTTAAATCCTTACTTTTCTTTTTCATCTGTATCTAGTTTGTCTTTTAACAACCCTATTATATTCATTCCTGGTTGCGTACAGGCTTGAGCATGTCTATTTCAAATCAGTATTACTAAAAAATGTTCTTATGTTTAATTTTATGTTATTTATTCAACATAAGAAAGCTTCATCATATTTGTTTTTCCTTTTTCTGTTATAGGCATACTTGCCAGATTTATAAAATAATCTCCCTGTTTTAAGAGCCCTTCTTTTCTCAAAAGGTATTTTATATCGGCAATGGTATGATCCGTACTTATGTACTTATCGTAGTAAAATCCTCTAACTCCCCAAATAAGACTAAGGGTATTTAACAAAGAATGATTGCTGGTAAAAACAAAAATACTTGCTTTTGGCCTGTAACTGGATACTTTGATTGCTGTATAACCAGAATGAGTCATTGTTATAATGGCTTTTGCTTTTATGTGCTCTGCTAAATGACATGCACTATGGCAAATTGTATCTGTAGAGAGTCTTTCAATATTTATTTCAGGTTCAAGATTACGGTTAAATACATCACCGTGTGTTTCAACATTACTTATTATCTTATTTGCAGCTTCAATAACCTTTACCGGAAAAATACCAACAGATGTTTCTCCGCTTAACATAATGGCATCTGCTCCATCAATAACTGAATTTGCAACATCATTTACCTCAGCCCTGGTAGGTGAAACATTAGTAATCATTGATTCCATCATTTGGGTGGCAATAATAATAGGCTTTGCAGCCTTTATACATTCCCTTACCAACATCTTTTGTATAAGTGGCACACTTTCCATGGGTACCTCCACACCTAAGTCACCACGCGCTACCATTACCGCATCGGCTTCCTTAATAATATTATCAATATCATCAATTGCCTCTGGTTTTTCTATTTTGGCTACAACCCTTGATGTCTTGTTATTAAGTGCAATAATGTTTTTTAATTCAATAATATCACTAGCCGAGCGAACGAAAGAAAGTCCAATCCATTCAATATTATTTTCAAGAGCAAAATCAAGATCCCGTAAATCTTTTTCAGTAAGACATGGAAGGGATACTTTGGTATTGGGCAGGTTTACTCCTTTTTTAGATGACAAAGTACCTCCATGTACAATATGAGTACGCACTTGGTCTATTCCATTTGTTTCAATAACCCTTAAAATCAACTTTCCATCATCAAGCATTACAATTTCACCCGGACGAACATCCTGAGGAAATTGGGGATAGGTTATATAAACCTTATTAACATTACCTATTAATTTTTCCGTAGTAATAATAAGTTCATTTCCTGAAATTAATTCAGCACTTCCATTTTCCATCATCCCTATACGGAGCTTTGGACCTTGTAAATCAGCCAGGATTGCAGTATGCACCCACAGCTCCTTGTTAATTTCTTTTATGAATTTAATTACCTGTAAATGATCCTCATGACTGCCATGTGAAAAGTTTATCCTGCACACATCAACACCAGCAATAATCAATGCCTTTAACATCTCTTTTGAAGAAGAAGCAGGCCCAATTGTAGCTATAATTTTTGTTCTGTTTGTATTCATTACTATAAAATTAAATTTTGTCGTGATTTTAAATTTTCAATATCTATGTTAAAAGCAGTTAGAACTGCTTCAATGTTCCTAATCTTATTGATTAATTCAGTAGCCTGAAAAGCTGAAAATCCTCCCTCAATTTTCAATAAATAATCAGCCTGTTTTTGTTCTGGCAACAAAAAACCATTTGCCCCTTTATTAGACAGCAAGGTGTATTCAAGGTGCTTGTCCTCATCGAAAAAGGTATAATGAGCAAATTCACAGGTCATGTTCTTCGTTTTGAGTGACAGAGAATCTTGTCTTGCAAAATTTAAATCAAGACTTTTATTAACCATCCAGCAAAATTTATAATCCCGTGCATGGCAGCTTATGCCAATTAGGATAAAATCATAATCATACTCTAATTCAAGCGTAACCTTTGCCATAAAATGATTATAATAAAAAAACAATTGAGGCAAGATGGCTTACAAAAGTAGGATTTTTTACAGGGAATGACAAAAAACTTAATCCTATGGAATATTTAATTCTAAACAGCCAATTTCTGCCGCTTGCTGTTCGGCTCTTTTTTTAGAAAAATCGCTACCCCTGCCCCTTACAATTTGATCAACAACAAGTACAACTTTATATATTTTTTGGTGTTCAGAACCAGCCTCTTCTTCTGTTTTAAATACGAAATTCTTCCTCTCTCTCTGGCACCAGTTTATAATTTTACTCTTGTAATCTCTATCCGTTTTTTCTAATTCCTCAATATCAATGTGGTATTTAATAATTCTATTAATTATCAATTTTAAAGTAAAATCATACCCTTTATCCAGGTAAACTGCACCTATTAAAGCTTCAAAAGCATCTCCATAAACAGACTTAAATATGGTTTTTTTATTATATCCTGTTTCCACCAAAAGTTCAATTCCAAGTTTTAATGCAAGCTGATTTAAGGATTGCCTACTAACGATTCTGGATCGCATTTTAGTTAAAAAACCTTCGTCTTTATAGGGAAATTTTTGATATAAAAAATAGGCTACAACTGCTCCGAAAATGGCATCCCCCAAATATTCAAGCCTTTCATTACTTGGGCTTTCAATTTTTGAAGCTATAGAACTATGCCTTAAGGCTTTTTGATAAAGCCTTATATTACGGGGATAAAACCCAAAAATATTTTTTATTGAATAATAAAGCTTTTTATCGGAAGAAAAGACAACAAGAAAAGCTTTAAAGAAATCAGACAATGCTATCCTTTGAATTTTTTAAATATAACAGAAGCATTATGCCCACCAAAGCCAAAAGTATTACTTAAGGCTGCCCTTACAACCCTTTTTTGTGGTTTATGAAATGTAAGGTTCAAACCATTATCAATTTCTGGATCATCATTAAAATGATTGATGGTTGGAGGTATTATATCATTCTTTACTGCAAGTACGCAGGCAATGGATTCTACAGCTCCTGCAGCACCAAGTAAATGGCCTGTCATAGATTTTGTAGAGCTTACGTTTAGTTTGTATGCATGTTCCTTAAAAACACCAGTAATGGCTTTAGATTCGGCTATATCTCCCAATGGTGTAGAAGTACCATGAACATTAATATAGTCAATCTCGTCATAATTCATATTAGCATCTAAAAGTGCATTACGCATTACATTAAGTGCGCCAAGTCCTTCCGGATGGGGCGCTGTAATATGATGAGCATCAGCAGACATTCCGCCTCCTGCAAGTTCAGCATAAATTTTGGCGCCTCTTTTTATTGCGTGTTCATATTCCTCAAGTACAAGAGCACCTGCTCCTTCACCAAGAACAAAGCCATCACGGCTAATGTCAAATGGCCTGGAAGCGGTTTCAGGAGATTCGTTCCTTACCGACAGTGCATGCATAGCGTTAAAACCTCCAATTCCTGCTTCATTAACTGCTGCCTCTGAACCACCAGAAATAATTATATCTGCCTTATTAAGCCTTATATAATTAAAAGCATCAATTAATGCATTTGTTGAGGAAGCACAAGCTGAAACAGTTGTAAAATTTACCCCTCTAAAACCAAAGCGAATAGAAATATGACCAGATGCAATATCGGCAATCATTTTGGGGATAAAAAAAGGATTAAATCGTGGAGTACCATCACCCTTTGCAAAAGCACCACATTCAGTAAGAAAAGTATCCAACCCGCCAATACCGGAGCCCCAAATAACTCCGGCTCGGTCAAGATCAATTTCTTCCTTTTTCAAACCAGAATCCCTGTAAGCTTGATCAGCCACAGCTAATCCGTACTGAGCATATAGGTCAAGACGTTTTACCTCTTTACGTTCAAAATAATCTTCGGTATTAAAACCCTTTACTTCACAAGCAAATTGAGTTTTAAATTTAGAAGGGTCGAAACGTGTTATACGGGCCGCACCACTCACTCCTTTGAGAAGATTATCCCAATATTCAGAAACAGTATTGCCTATTGGTGTCAAAGCACCAAGACCTGTAACTACTACACGTTTTAACTCCATTTTACAAGAACTAGGAATCTAAAAAATTATTTTGCGTTTGCTTCAATATAAGTGATAGCATCACCTACTGTTCCAATTTTCTCAGCCTGATCGTCAGGTATTGCAATATTGAATTCTTTTTCGAATTCCATAATCAACTCAACTGTATCCAGTGAATCTGCACCCAAATCGTTGGTAAAGCTTGATTCGTTTGTAACTTCGCTTTCGTCAACTCCTAATTTATCAACGATAATGGCTTTAACTCTTGATGTAATATCTGACATTTTTAATTCTCCTTTCTTAATAGTTAATTTAAAATTTTGGCTGCAAAGAAATAAATTTATAAAGTTAAATTCAAATTTTTTATTGAATTTATTCTGCAAATATTTCTGACTTTCCTCCTGTTTTGCTCTTAATGTCAATCCTTACAAGGCTTTACGGAACAAAACAAGTCTTGAATTAAAAATAGAGCAGGGTCCTTTTTTGCTCAAATTTACCTGCCTAAACATTTATTCCTTGTCTTTTCAGTCTCCACACTTTAATATATTTGCTAATCTAGGTAAAAAATTTAATTAACCTGCTTACTTTATCTATTTTTGCAAAAAATCATCATGATGAGAATAGGTATTTTTGCATCCGGTACAGGTTCAAATGCACAAAAAATTATTGACTATTTCAAAAATAAAAATCCGGATATTATAGTTTCTCTCATTGTTTGCAATAACCCCAATGCAAAAGTGCTTGAAGTAGCAAAAAAACATGGAATAAAATCACTTCTTATTACCAAAGTAGAGTTTAACAGTCAGGAATTTTTGCATACTCTTGAAAATCACGCAAAACTCGATTTAATTGTCCTTGCAGGTTTTTTATGGCTTATCCCTAAAGAGTTTATCAGAAAATTCAAAGGTAAAATTATCAATATTCATCCTGCTTTATTACCCGGTTTTGGAGGGAAAGGAATGTATGGCATGGCAGTGCATAAAGCTGTAAAAGAATCAGGAAACAAGGAAACCGGTATTACAATTCATTATGTGAATGAAAATTTTGACGAAGGAGAAATCATTTTTCAAGCCAAATGCTCCATTAAAGAAAAAGACACTCCAGAAAGCATTGCATTGAAAATACAGAAAATGGAACATAAACATTACCCTCGAATTATAGAATCATTAGTTTAAAACAATAAAATTTGGCAGAAATTACAATTTTTACAGATGGTGCGGCAAAAGGAAATCCTGGAAGAGGCGGTTATGGCATTGTCATGCTTTCAGGTAAGCACCGAAAAGAGATCTCTGGAGGTTTTAAACACACTACCAATAATCGTATGGAGCTTTTAAGTGTAATAGTTGCACTGGAAACAATTAAAAGCGAGGGAAATAATGTTACTATTTATTCAGATAGTAAATATGTGGTTGATGCTGTTGAAAAAGGATGGGTTTTCGGTTGGGTAAAAAAAGGCTTTAAGGATAAAAAGAATGTGGACTTATGGAAGCGCTTTTTAAAAGTTTATCCCAAACAAAAAGCAAAGTTTGTGTGGGTTAAAGGACATGCATCCAATGTTGAAAATAACAGGTGTGATGAGCTTGCAGTTGAGGCAGCCTGTGGACTAAATCTGCCAATTGATGAAGGATACCAGAATGACTCTGTTGATTCAGTGAATTAATATTTTAACAAATTTTTTCTATTCTTCGGCCCAAATACTTGTACCCTCTGTACAGTTTTGACAAATATCAATTTGTTTCCGGGAATTCAATACCTTTTTTCGGAACTCGAAATATTCCTTACCTGTCCATATTTTTGAAAAGGATTGGTTTTTAAGATTTCCCAACCTATACTTGGCATCCTTGTCAAAACAACAGGGCACTACAAGGCCATCCCAGGTAATAACACAGGAATGCCAAAGCTTCCAACAGTGATTAAGCAATTTGTTTTTAATTTTATAATTGCCATCCTCCCCTTTGCTATACCTTGAATATTTATTGGTTTCTGGTATCAAATCATTCCCGTTTTTATAATCATACACTTGAGCTGTTTTTAAGGCAACTTTGTCAACCCCTAGCTTTTTTCCTAGTTTTTTTATTTCTTCTACCTGGTGTTCATTTTGCTTTACAACAAGAAATTGAAAAATAACATAAGGAGTAGTTGAATTAAGTTCCTTTTTCCATTTAATAATATTTTTGGTTCCCTCTATTACTTTATCAAGGCTTCCCCCTATTCTATAATTCTCATAAGTCTCCTGCTCTGTACCATCAATGGAAATAATTAGCCTTGATAGTCCAGATTCTATGGTTTTCCGGGCATTGCTATCGTTAAGGTAATGTGCATTTGTTGAAGTGGCAGTATAAATTTTACGAGAAGATGCATATTTCACTAAATCAAAAAAATGAGGATGCAAGTAAGGCTCACCCTGGAAATAAAAAATAAGGTAAATCAATTTTTTATACAAATCATTGATTACGCTTTTATAAAATTGCACATCAAGCATTCCAGTTGGCCGGGAAAAGGACCTCAACCCACTAGGGCATTCAGGACATCGAAGATTACAGGAGGTAGTTGGCTCAATAGAAATACTTAAAGGCATTCCCCAGTGTATAGTCCTACCACTATATTTAGAAACAAGATAACTGGAAATAATTTTAATCTGGTTAAAAAATTTTCCAGGAGTATAATTATTTAAAAGGTTTAGTGTATCCCGTATATTTCCTGTCATCTAATACAAATGTATTAAAATTACGGGCAGTTTTTATGTTGGGTTTAAACAAACAATGGATACTCTATTACAAACTCCATTACTTTTTATATTTAATTACTCACCCTTAAGTCTTAATGAATATTTTCTTAACTGATTTAGCCTAAGTAATTTCATTGCTTGTTTTTAATTTAGTGTGGTTCCTCTTTCTAATTGAGCAAATATTCGAAGTTTCCAACAAATAATAATTGAACAAAAATCAATATCCTTTAATTACTGGCACTGCACTTAATAAATTAAATTTATACTTTAGCCAAAAAAACTTTGAAGAACTTAGCCCTGTTTTTTCTATCAACATTCTTTGTTTCTGGTGCAATTGCACAAAAACAAACAATTACAGGAATCGTAATTGATGCGGATACTAAACAACCACTTGCTTTTGTAAATGTAGTGGATGAATTAACCTTACAAGGCACTGTTTCTGATATCGATGGAAAATTTTCAGTTCCAATTTCAAAGGATACCAGGCAAATTAAATTCAGTTACATTGGTTATACACAAGTGGATTTATCTTTAACAGATACAGTTTTAAATTTAAGACAACTGGTAATTAAACTTCATAAAAAAGATTTTTTTTTAAAGGAATTTACTTTGGTTGCAGGAGAAAATCCTTCTTACCGCATTATTAGGGAGGCAATAAAAAACGCTCCTGGTAATAATCCAGAAAAAGCAGGCTCTTTCTCATACACATCTTACAATAAAATGATTTTTACTCCTGGAGCAGAATCCAAAAAAAAACCGAACATAGATGACAGCCTAAATATACGGTTAAATGACTTTACCAAAAAGCAACATTTATTTATGATGGAATCTGTTAGTGAACGGAATTTTCTGGATGGAATGAACAATGAAAAAATAGTTGCTTCAAGAGTATCAGGGTTGCAAAATCCCTCTTTTACATTGCTCGCCACTCAGATGCAATCCTTTTCATTTTATGGAGATTATATTGCAATATCAGAAAAAAAATACCTTAACCCCATTAGTAGTGGAAGCATAGGAAGGTATGAATATGTACTTGAAGATACACTTTATACTTTAAATGATACCGTTTTTATTATTTCTTTTTTTCCAAAACCCGATAAAAACTTTGATGCACTTAAAGGATTAGTTTATATTAACACAAATCTGTACGCTATACAAAATGTGATTGCAGAGCCTGCATTTGATGAACCAAGCTTTCATATAAAAATTCAGCAGAAATACGAATTCATTGAAGGTAAACAGTGGTTTCCTGTTCAACTTAATACTGATATTGTGTACAAGATATTAAATGTTAACAATCAAAACATTAGCGGGATTGGCAGAAGCTATATTGAAGACATTAAAATAAATCCAGAATTAAAGAAAAAACAGTTTAATAGAATAGAACTTGAAGTAGCGGCTGATGCCGGAAAAAAAGAGGAAGTTTTTTGGAACAAATACAGGAAAGACAGTTTAACTGAAAAGGAAATTACAACTTACCATGTTATCGATAGTATTGGCAAAGCAGAGAATCTTGATTTAAAATTAAAAGCATTAGAAACTGTAATGACGGGAAAAATACCTGCTGGTTATATTGATTTTGATTTAAACAGGTTTCTTTTATTCAATGATTATGAAGGCTTTAGAGCTGGGGCAGGAATACATTCGAATGAAAAAATTTCTAAAATTTTTTCCCTTGGAGGATATTTAGCTTATGGATTTAAGGACAAAGCTTTGAAATATGGCGCTGATGTTTCTTTAAAATTAAATGACAAATTAGAAGCAAAGCTTAAGTTTTTCTATATTAACGATGTTCAGGAATCCGCTGGAATTAATTTTGTTTTGGACAGAAAACCAAACCTAAGCGAAATTTACAGACCTTATTTGATTTCAAGAATGGATTCTCTTCAACAATCAGGAGTAACACTTGAATTCAGAGCAGCTGAATTTTTAACAAGTTCTATTACCGGAAGTCACACAAGGTTTAATTCCACTTTAGGTTATAGATACGCCAGTAATAATAGCGATGCTACAATGATAGTGAATAGCTTTAATTTAACTGAAATTACAGCTGGATTCCGTTTTGCTTATGGTGAAATATTCATAAAAACGCCCATATACACATACTCTTTAGGAACAAATTTTCCTGTTGTGTGGATTCAACTTAAAAAAGGTTTTGACAATGTATTGAATGGGAATTTTGATTTTTACAGAGTTGACCTTAAGGTTGAGAAAAGCTTTGAAATAAAACACCTTGGCAAAACATCCCTTCAATTAATTTCAGGACATATTGAAGGATATTTACCTTATACTGCCCTTTATGCAGGAAGAGGAAGTTTCAAAAATTATCACTTCTCCGTTATGAATACATTTGAAACCATGCAAATGAATGAGTTTTTATCTAATACTTATGCTTCTGTTTTTTTCAATCATAGTTTTGGAAGTCTTTTGTTTTCAAAAGGGAAATTTAAACCAGAGTTAATCCTGGTGTGTGCAGCCGGATGGGGAAATTTGAACAATCCTGCAAACCATTTTAATATTGAGTATAAAACAATGGAAAAAGGATATTACGAATCAGGTTTAAGAATAAACAATTTAATAAA comes from Bacteroidota bacterium and encodes:
- a CDS encoding SufE family protein, whose translation is MSINEIQQEIIEEFSFFEDWMEKYEHIIDLGKSLPLIKDEFKTEERLIKGCQSRVWLHSEMKDGKLVFYADSDAIITKGLIGLMVRVLSNQKPEEIVNADLYFIDKINLKEHLSPTRSNGLLSMVKQMKMDALVRQ
- a CDS encoding SUF system Fe-S cluster assembly protein: MITDRKQLEKMIIEAIKTVYDPEIPVDVYELGLIYEININDEANVDIKMTLTSPSCPAAEELPGEVELKTKQVPGVTNAAVTIVFDPPWEKSMMSEEAQLELGFM
- a CDS encoding DUF2480 family protein, which codes for MDKELEIENKVDKSGLITLNLEDFYPQGDRILFDIKECLYQGIILKEKEFREFIKNHNWDKYQNKFVAIYCSADAIVPTWAYMLLTAELEPFASKLVFGDLHLLETVLFLDALKNLEIPKYKDERVIIKGCSKFPVPPSAYVELTRLLRPVAKSIMFGEACSTVPIYKKK
- the corA gene encoding magnesium/cobalt transporter CorA; this translates as MAKFTRRYNRKRIGLSPGSIDHITTSSENYSISAYCYGEDILEKKELVNPSDLEKLLSSKKGSVWININGLNTSIVDQICSSYKIHPLFVEDILHLGQRPKLEEGENYLFLVLNMINFDTIKDEVIHEQVSIIFNQEFIISFQELEGDVFDPVRLRLEAGKGKIRKSGTDYLAYALLDVIVDRFYLVLEQLGNKIEMLEEKVLDDPSIELLYEINRLKRDFILLRKNIWPLREVLNSLMNNDMTIVSAHTRVFIKDVYDHTIQVMDSIDTYREMLSSILDIYMSSISNRQNDVMKTLTIIATIFIPLTFLVGVYGMNFRVMPELDWEYGYYTVWGIMIIVGLSLLLYFKRKNWM
- a CDS encoding nicotinate-nucleotide adenylyltransferase, whose translation is MKIGLFFGSFNPVHVGHMILANYMAEYTDLKQVWFVVSPHNPLKIKKTLLDEHHRLEMVRLAIGDNPKLKASDIEFKLPQPSYTIDTLTYLNEKYPKNDFALIVGTDNLVNFHKWKNYEQILQQCELYVYPRVEPNESTLKDHKKIHLIEAPLIELSSSFIRAAIKNKKDVRYMIPEPARHYIDEMNFYKK
- a CDS encoding M42 family metallopeptidase; this encodes MKKKSKDLNIKLLKEICETPGVPGYEQRIRAVVLREIKDLADKISVDNMGNVTAYKKGKVTKGKPAKKVMIAAHMDEIGFITTHIDKNGFLRFHTLGGFDPKTLTAQRVIVHGKKDVIGVMGSKPVHIMSQDERGKPVKIEDFFIDLGMKREEVEKIVTVGDTISRERELIEMGDCVNCKSIDNRVSVYILIEVLRELKETPYDIYAVFTVQEEVGLRGVFASALQIQPDFGFGLDTTIAYDVPGAKDHENITKLGCGAAIKIMDSSTICDFRMVDFMKKTAAKHQIKFQTEILPAGGTDTAGMQRNTAGGAIAGAISIPTRHIHQVIETANREDIRGCIDLLKACLVDIDTYNWKL
- the pyk gene encoding pyruvate kinase; translated protein: MNTNRTKIIATIGPASSSKEMLKALIIAGVDVCRINFSHGSHEDHLQVIKFIKEINKELWVHTAILADLQGPKLRIGMMENGSAELISGNELIITTEKLIGNVNKVYITYPQFPQDVRPGEIVMLDDGKLILRVIETNGIDQVRTHIVHGGTLSSKKGVNLPNTKVSLPCLTEKDLRDLDFALENNIEWIGLSFVRSASDIIELKNIIALNNKTSRVVAKIEKPEAIDDIDNIIKEADAVMVARGDLGVEVPMESVPLIQKMLVRECIKAAKPIIIATQMMESMITNVSPTRAEVNDVANSVIDGADAIMLSGETSVGIFPVKVIEAANKIISNVETHGDVFNRNLEPEINIERLSTDTICHSACHLAEHIKAKAIITMTHSGYTAIKVSSYRPKASIFVFTSNHSLLNTLSLIWGVRGFYYDKYISTDHTIADIKYLLRKEGLLKQGDYFINLASMPITEKGKTNMMKLSYVE
- a CDS encoding IPExxxVDY family protein; translation: MAKVTLELEYDYDFILIGISCHARDYKFCWMVNKSLDLNFARQDSLSLKTKNMTCEFAHYTFFDEDKHLEYTLLSNKGANGFLLPEQKQADYLLKIEGGFSAFQATELINKIRNIEAVLTAFNIDIENLKSRQNLIL
- the rnc gene encoding ribonuclease III, with the protein product MSDFFKAFLVVFSSDKKLYYSIKNIFGFYPRNIRLYQKALRHSSIASKIESPSNERLEYLGDAIFGAVVAYFLYQKFPYKDEGFLTKMRSRIVSRQSLNQLALKLGIELLVETGYNKKTIFKSVYGDAFEALIGAVYLDKGYDFTLKLIINRIIKYHIDIEELEKTDRDYKSKIINWCQRERKNFVFKTEEEAGSEHQKIYKVVLVVDQIVRGRGSDFSKKRAEQQAAEIGCLELNIP